The Clostridia bacterium nucleotide sequence CAGGATGGTGGAGGCAATCTCCACTTTGCCGGTAGGGGTGGAGAAGCCAGGCTTTCCGTCCTTGCGAAGCAGGCCCAGCTCGTACTTGCGGAACTTGTCCGGGCCTGGAGGGGGGATAACCTTCCCTTCCGGCGCCCGCCGCAGATCGTCCACGGTTAGGTTCAGGGGCTTTAAGAGCTCGTTTAAGGCTGCTTCCTCGCTGCCGCCAAAGAGCTCAGCCCCAAGCCCCATCTTGGTCCCCAGCTCAAAGGCGATGGTCCAATCCCCCTTAGCCTCTCCCAGGGGCTTCACCACCGACTCGCGCAAATATATCTTGCGGCCAAATACCGCCAGCGGCGCCATCCGCTCATAGGGCATGGCGGCCGGGAGCACCATGTCCATAAAGTTGTGGGTCCAAGGCCGGATATAGTAGTCGGCCGCGGCGGAAAACTCCAGCTTCTCAATGGCCTTCTGGTATTCCTTAGTTTGCGGCCAAATCATGGCGTTGCCGCCAAACATCATCAGGGCTTTAATCTGGCCTTTCTCCACATATTCCGGAAGCCGGTTGACTTGAACCTCATGAATGAGATGGGCCCATACTGGGAAGTACTCCTTGTCCACTCGGCGGTCCTGAATCTTAGGAAAGAGGTCAGTTTCCCGGTTAAAGGCTGGGCTACCGGCAAAGAGATCAAAGGGCAGCGGGTAGGTGGGAATAACCACCCCGCCGGGGATATCGAAATTACCGGTTAAGGCCACCAAGGCCAGGATGGCCCGGTGGTTCTGCACTCCGTTGGAGCTGTGGGTGGTGGGGGAAGCGCTGCCGATCCAGGTGGCCGGCTTGGTGGTGGCCAAGAGCTTGGCCGCGGCCTCGATCTTCTCCGCCGGCACCCAAGTTATCTCCGCCGCCTTGGCCGGAGGAAAATCCTTGGCGTAAGCCTTGAGCTCTTCCCAGCCCTGCACCCATTTTTCAGCAAAACCTTGGTCGTAGAGGTTATCCCGAAAGATTACATGCAGCATCCCTAAAGCCAAAGCCCCGTCGGTGCCAGGGCGAAGCTGCAGGTGGATGTCGGCCAAATGGGCTACCGTGGGCGTCACCCGAGGGTCGACAATGATGAACTTTACTCCTTTGGCTTTGGCTGCCAAGAGCTTCCAGAAACCATAAGGCCCCGACCAAGCGGCATTTTGGCTCCAAATTAGGCAGGCCTTGGTGGCCGGCCCGGGC carries:
- a CDS encoding molybdopterin-dependent oxidoreductase, with the protein product MAPAKKTKDKKELQLTRRAFLKGMAIMGAAAGIGPVVWSRKAQKAWAQDGQGQGAKAPGGLEPGEEKFAYTYCDACNQTPKCGIKAFIKEGKVVRIEPRENYPNSPICAKGAATLQELYDPERLLYPVKRTRPKGDPDPGWQRISWDEAYSTIATKLNQIKAQYGADKVLFYVGDPKEPRSAVQRLAYTFGSPNYGNESSTCFRAPAMAALLTFGLVTLGNPPGPATKACLIWSQNAAWSGPYGFWKLLAAKAKGVKFIIVDPRVTPTVAHLADIHLQLRPGTDGALALGMLHVIFRDNLYDQGFAEKWVQGWEELKAYAKDFPPAKAAEITWVPAEKIEAAAKLLATTKPATWIGSASPTTHSSNGVQNHRAILALVALTGNFDIPGGVVIPTYPLPFDLFAGSPAFNRETDLFPKIQDRRVDKEYFPVWAHLIHEVQVNRLPEYVEKGQIKALMMFGGNAMIWPQTKEYQKAIEKLEFSAAADYYIRPWTHNFMDMVLPAAMPYERMAPLAVFGRKIYLRESVVKPLGEAKGDWTIAFELGTKMGLGAELFGGSEEAALNELLKPLNLTVDDLRRAPEGKVIPPPGPDKFRKYELGLLRKDGKPGFSTPTGKVEIASTILAQYGFDALPTYKEPVESPISTPDLAKEFPLILNTGSRVPMYTHSKFRELPWLNQFMPEPIVRVNPKDAAERGIKDGDPVVLSSPHGEVKMKAKVTNIVMPGVIDVFHGWAKANVNEIVARHFDPISGFPAFKEGLCQVKKA